The genomic DNA AAGAAATTAGCTGTTCTGCACGTGTGGAAGGAGATTCACTAGTCGTCGATGGAGTGAAGGTGCTCGTGCCAGGCGGGGAGCAAGCTGATAGTTATGTCGTATTAGTACGTACAGATGAAGGGCTTTCGTTAGTGATTATGGATCGGACGAACGATATTGAAGTGAATGCGCAAAGGTGTATCGACGAAACCTTAGGCTTATCTGAACTGACGTTTCGACAAGTTCACATTCTACAAAGTCAAATTCTTGGACCCGTCAATCAGGGCTGGTCTGTGCTACAGGAAGGCTTGCTGTCCTTGAACGCAGCTTTAACTTCTGTCATTGTCGGCGGCATGGAGAAGGTCATCGACATGTCCGTAGAATATGTGAAAATTCGTGAGCAGTTTGGCCAGCCGATTGGACGTTTTCAAGCGCTTAAACACCGGATTGCAGATATGAAGATGGAATTAGAGACGACTCGTTCATTAAGTCATTACGCGAATTGGGCACTTGAAAGTGGTGAGGCAGATTGTGAAGCAGCGATTTATAGCGCTCGAACTTTTGCGACAGAAGCCTATATTAATGTAGCCTCTCATAATATCCAAAATCATGGGGGCATTGGATTTACAGAAGAAATTGACTGTCACTTATTTTTGAAGCGTGCGCGCTTCTATGAAAGTTACCTCGGTTCATCCCAGCATTATAAAGAACAAGCAGCATTAGCATTAGCATGGTGAAGTGAGCAAGCGGAATGTGAAGACAATTGAAAGGGTGAATGTGACGTTGACAACAGCAAACAAATTAAAAGAGTATCAGAACGTTGTGAATGGCGAATTAGTACCTGCTTCTTCAGGAGAGACTGTTGATAGTTTGGATCCTGCAACAGGAGAGGCTTGGGCAAAAGT from Sporosarcina sp. FSL K6-1522 includes the following:
- a CDS encoding acyl-CoA dehydrogenase family protein, encoding MDFALSEEQEMFRGYVRKYLDGAGQTKIAREFAKGNTDGFQAIWTGLADLGCTGITIPEANGGLGLGALDLVPVLEEMGQVLLPGSYLETVAFAVPLLEKYGTEAQKEKYLTEIAAGSRSMTLAWLEPQKGYNPEEISCSARVEGDSLVVDGVKVLVPGGEQADSYVVLVRTDEGLSLVIMDRTNDIEVNAQRCIDETLGLSELTFRQVHILQSQILGPVNQGWSVLQEGLLSLNAALTSVIVGGMEKVIDMSVEYVKIREQFGQPIGRFQALKHRIADMKMELETTRSLSHYANWALESGEADCEAAIYSARTFATEAYINVASHNIQNHGGIGFTEEIDCHLFLKRARFYESYLGSSQHYKEQAALALAW